Proteins from one Impatiens glandulifera chromosome 2, dImpGla2.1, whole genome shotgun sequence genomic window:
- the LOC124926808 gene encoding pathogenesis-related thaumatin-like protein 3.5 yields the protein MALPLVLSILLILVWPGSHFAKGSRTFTISNGCKETIWPAITPSDTFSGGGFMLKPGESRVFTASVGWSGRIWGRTGCNFDKNGIGKCQTGACGNKLKCTASGEPPATLAEVTLASPDFYDISLVDGFNVPMSIQPIHGKAGNCSTGGCDSDLRLNCPSELSVKVDGKTVSCRSACDVFNTDEYCCRGVHGNPSTCEPSYYSKLFKGACPTAYSYAYDDPTSILTCSGSDYIVSFCTPRKQKQCTYHNNKLACSGSKDLKPLIKMWWAMMVSLPLMIMMT from the exons ATGGCGCTCCCACTTGTTCTATCTATTCTGCTAATCCTCGTTTGGCCAG GGTCTCATTTCGCTAAAGGCTCAAGAACATTTACAATCAGTAACGGATGCAAGGAAACCATCTGGCCCGCCATAACTCCCAGTGACACCTTTAGCGGCGGAGGATTCATGTTAAAACCGGGAGAGTCAAGGGTTTTCACAGCCTCCGTCGGTTGGTCAGGCCGAATCTGGGGCAGAACAGGCTGCAATTTCGACAAAAACGGCATAGGTAAATGCCAAACCGGGGCATGCGGAAACAAACTAAAATGCACCGCCTCAGGCGAACCGCCAGCCACTCTCGCTGAAGTTACCCTCGCCTCCCCCGATTTTTACGATATCAGTCTGGTCGACGGGTTCAATGTTCCCATGTCCATCCAGCCCATCCATGGAAAAGCCGGCAACTGCAGCACCGGCGGTTGCGATAGCGATCTCAGACTCAATTGCCCATCTGAATTGTCAGTTAAGGTTGATGGAAAGACGGTGTCTTGTCGGAGCGCATGCGATGTTTTTAACACAGACGAGTATTGTTGTAGGGGCGTTCATGGAAACCCATCCACTTGTGAGCCAAGTTATTACTCTAAGTTGTTTAAAGGGGCATGCCCGACCGCTTATAGTTATGCCTACGATGACCCGACTAGCATTTTAACTTGTTCCGGGTCGGACTATATCGTATCATTTTGTACACCCAG GAAACAAAAGCAGTGCACGTATCACAACAATAAGCTTGCCTGCAGCGGATCAAAGGATTTAAAGCCGTTGATTAAGATGTGGTGGGCTATGATGGTTTCATTGCCGTTGATGATCATGATGACTTAG